A portion of the Bacillus thuringiensis genome contains these proteins:
- a CDS encoding LysR family transcriptional regulator yields MEAKERGRKLQIDDFQMMVVLAQESNMRKAAERLFVSQPALSQRLQSMEKQWGMKFFIRSQKGLTITPEGEKVANYAKEMLQKEEDIKSELAVFRTETHGTLKIAVASVIGQYWLPPVLKKFVHKYPSVKISLFTGWSSEVQKQFYEGDVHVAILRGTQEYKGQKQKLFEDELYLVDKEIKDISMLKETNRPFIQFKSDSTYYGQIQNWWYGLFSNPPKRTIVVDQIETCKQLVLNGIGYALLPSTVLKEVQENMYKTPVQLTRETWLLTSDSARQLKQVQAFLEIIEEIQREK; encoded by the coding sequence ATGGAAGCTAAGGAAAGAGGGAGAAAGTTGCAAATTGATGATTTTCAAATGATGGTTGTGTTAGCTCAGGAATCAAATATGAGAAAAGCGGCGGAACGTTTATTTGTTTCCCAACCTGCGCTGAGTCAACGATTACAATCTATGGAGAAACAATGGGGAATGAAGTTTTTTATTCGCTCACAAAAAGGATTGACAATTACACCTGAAGGGGAAAAAGTTGCAAATTATGCCAAAGAAATGTTGCAAAAAGAAGAGGATATAAAAAGTGAGCTAGCTGTTTTTAGAACGGAAACTCATGGAACGTTAAAAATAGCTGTTGCATCAGTTATTGGTCAATATTGGCTCCCTCCTGTTTTGAAAAAGTTTGTGCATAAATATCCTTCTGTAAAGATATCGCTGTTTACTGGATGGAGTAGTGAAGTGCAAAAGCAGTTTTATGAAGGAGACGTTCATGTTGCTATACTGAGGGGAACACAAGAATATAAAGGTCAGAAGCAAAAATTATTTGAAGATGAACTGTATTTAGTTGATAAAGAAATAAAAGATATTTCGATGCTAAAAGAAACAAACAGACCGTTCATTCAATTTAAAAGTGACTCGACTTATTATGGACAAATACAAAATTGGTGGTATGGTTTATTTTCTAATCCGCCTAAGCGAACGATTGTAGTTGACCAAATTGAAACATGCAAACAACTTGTTTTAAATGGTATAGGTTATGCCCTTTTACCTTCTACTGTTTTAAAGGAAGTACAGGAAAATATGTATAAAACACCTGTTCAATTGACAAGAGAAACATGGTTGTTAACAAGTGACTCGGCAAGGCAGTTGAAGCAAGTACAAGCATTTTTAGAAATTATAGAAGAAATTCAAAGGGAAAAATAA
- the cbpB gene encoding cyclic-di-AMP-binding protein CbpB: MISIPKDEFQQILVKDLMISSEKVAHVQIGNGLEHALLVLVKSGYSAIPVLDPMYKLHGLISTAMILDGMLGLERIEFERLDDMKVEQVMKEDIPFLKLEDSFAKALEMTIDHPFICAVNEEGYFEGILTRRAILKLLNKKVRQHNR, encoded by the coding sequence ATGATTAGTATTCCGAAAGACGAATTTCAACAAATTCTTGTGAAGGATTTAATGATTTCATCGGAAAAAGTAGCTCATGTCCAAATTGGAAATGGTTTAGAACACGCTTTACTCGTTCTTGTGAAATCTGGATATTCGGCGATACCTGTTTTAGATCCAATGTATAAATTACATGGTTTGATTAGTACTGCCATGATATTAGATGGTATGTTAGGATTAGAGCGTATTGAGTTTGAAAGACTTGATGATATGAAAGTAGAGCAGGTGATGAAGGAAGATATACCTTTTCTTAAATTAGAAGATTCATTTGCAAAAGCTTTAGAAATGACAATTGATCATCCTTTTATTTGCGCTGTTAATGAAGAAGGATATTTTGAGGGGATTTTAACACGTCGGGCTATTTTAAAATTGTTGAACAAGAAAGTAAGACAACATAATCGATAA